One Mycolicibacterium goodii genomic region harbors:
- a CDS encoding TetR/AcrR family transcriptional regulator C-terminal domain-containing protein, with amino-acid sequence MSTGTAGDRVALVNLSAERVVAEALSLVNEGGLESLTMRRLADRLNAHLPTIYRLVDGKDALMDEMAETILANALSTFPPDDADWTAQVKGLAAGLRSALLAQRDGARIVGGNYAAKRANLTYTDTLVGCMQAIGLAGEYALWASGAVFCFVLGEVLEQQGASGGELENLEGVLHAGNYPHLASSPVEHLLDFDARFEFGLNLLISGIRSGLDSPE; translated from the coding sequence GTGTCAACCGGTACGGCTGGGGACCGGGTCGCGCTGGTGAACCTCAGTGCGGAACGGGTCGTGGCAGAAGCTCTGTCGCTCGTCAACGAGGGCGGGCTGGAATCGCTGACGATGCGGCGGCTGGCTGACCGGCTGAACGCGCACCTGCCGACGATCTACCGGCTCGTCGACGGTAAAGACGCACTCATGGACGAGATGGCCGAGACGATTCTCGCGAACGCTCTTTCAACTTTTCCGCCGGACGACGCCGATTGGACAGCTCAGGTCAAAGGCCTTGCCGCAGGCTTACGTTCGGCTTTGCTGGCGCAACGTGACGGAGCCCGGATCGTCGGCGGGAACTATGCCGCCAAGCGGGCGAACCTGACCTACACCGACACGCTCGTCGGCTGTATGCAGGCGATCGGATTGGCCGGGGAATACGCGTTGTGGGCCTCCGGTGCGGTCTTCTGTTTCGTCCTGGGTGAAGTTCTTGAGCAGCAGGGCGCCAGCGGCGGTGAGCTGGAGAACCTCGAGGGGGTGTTGCACGCAGGGAACTATCCGCATCTGGCATCCAGCCCCGTCGAGCATCTGCTCGACTTCGACGCGCGCTTCGAATTCGGGCTCAACCTCTTGATCTCGGGCATCCGATCGGGGCTTGATTCACCC
- a CDS encoding PDR/VanB family oxidoreductase: MTEGIGVAVRQLRWEADGVVSVHLQPTAGGLLPPWSPGAHIDLVLPTGIQRQYSLCGPVGERSYYRIGVRRERAGRGGSEYVHAFLRPGQRLTLAGPRNTFELQRADSYVFVAGGIGITPILPMIHQAASWGLDWKLLYGGHTAASMPFLDELREHGSRVSFYPADADGRIPLTEHFAQVRPGVKIYACGPPAMLAALKDAVSHWPSDSLQLERFKPRARKRPADDKPVEVVCAASGTTVTVAEDQSVLTALEASGINVPSSCRSGVCGACETRVLEGVPDHRDDILSESERAANDRMYVCVSRAQTPRLVLDV; the protein is encoded by the coding sequence GTGACCGAAGGGATCGGCGTCGCCGTGCGCCAGCTCCGGTGGGAGGCGGACGGCGTCGTGTCCGTGCATCTGCAGCCGACCGCCGGTGGACTTCTTCCGCCATGGAGTCCCGGTGCGCACATCGATCTGGTCCTGCCGACCGGGATCCAACGCCAGTACTCCTTGTGCGGTCCGGTCGGCGAGCGGTCCTACTACCGGATCGGGGTCCGGCGGGAGCGAGCCGGCCGCGGCGGCTCGGAGTACGTGCACGCCTTCCTGCGGCCAGGACAGCGCCTCACGCTTGCCGGTCCTCGGAACACGTTCGAACTCCAACGCGCCGATTCGTACGTGTTCGTGGCGGGCGGCATCGGCATCACGCCGATCCTTCCGATGATCCATCAGGCCGCATCCTGGGGCCTGGACTGGAAACTCCTCTATGGTGGGCACACCGCTGCCTCGATGCCATTCCTCGACGAGCTTCGCGAACACGGTTCACGCGTGAGCTTCTACCCAGCAGACGCAGATGGCCGGATACCCCTGACCGAACATTTCGCCCAAGTCCGCCCCGGAGTGAAGATCTACGCGTGCGGCCCGCCGGCAATGCTCGCGGCGCTTAAAGACGCCGTGTCGCATTGGCCTTCGGACAGCCTGCAGCTCGAGCGATTCAAGCCTCGGGCCCGCAAGCGCCCGGCCGACGACAAGCCGGTCGAGGTGGTCTGCGCCGCGTCGGGCACCACTGTCACCGTTGCCGAGGATCAGAGCGTCCTCACCGCACTCGAAGCCTCCGGGATCAACGTGCCGTCGTCGTGCCGGTCAGGGGTATGCGGTGCTTGCGAGACCCGGGTGCTCGAGGGTGTTCCCGACCATCGCGACGACATTCTTTCCGAATCCGAGCGAGCCGCGAACGATCGCATGTACGTGTGTGTCTCGCGCGCACAGACCCCGCGGCTCGTTCTCGACGTGTGA
- a CDS encoding MSMEG_1061 family FMN-dependent PPOX-type flavoprotein has protein sequence MQSTDTTAADAYSPITMERIREIVGFPERFIAEKKEPKLGEFAARFIAHSPFFCMSTVGADGQLDTSPRGDPPGSVRILDPWTLAIPDRPGNKLADTHENITSHPAVGLVFFVPGIREVIRVNGDAFVTDDPELLEMLSADGKPAVLATIVRIREVFGQCGKAVIRAKLWEGDSRGLADAVTLGGDFYTLTIAESAAKMAEKLGDLAGVLHAVIEDHYEHDLY, from the coding sequence ATGCAATCGACCGATACCACTGCCGCGGACGCGTACTCGCCGATCACGATGGAGCGGATCCGCGAGATCGTCGGTTTCCCGGAACGGTTCATCGCGGAGAAGAAGGAGCCGAAACTGGGCGAGTTCGCTGCCCGGTTCATCGCACACAGCCCCTTCTTCTGCATGTCCACGGTTGGCGCTGACGGCCAGCTCGACACCAGCCCACGGGGGGACCCACCGGGCTCGGTGCGCATCCTGGATCCGTGGACGCTCGCGATACCCGACCGGCCCGGCAACAAGCTCGCCGACACCCACGAGAACATCACCAGTCATCCCGCGGTCGGGCTTGTGTTCTTCGTGCCCGGCATCCGCGAAGTGATACGCGTGAACGGTGACGCATTTGTCACCGACGATCCGGAATTACTCGAGATGCTCAGCGCAGACGGCAAACCGGCGGTGCTGGCGACGATCGTGCGGATACGCGAGGTGTTCGGCCAATGCGGCAAGGCCGTCATTCGGGCCAAGCTCTGGGAGGGTGACAGCCGCGGACTGGCCGACGCCGTGACCCTCGGCGGGGATTTCTACACCCTCACCATCGCCGAGAGCGCTGCGAAGATGGCCGAGAAACTCGGCGACCTCGCCGGTGTGCTGCACGCGGTCATCGAGGACCACTACGAGCATGACCTGTATTGA
- a CDS encoding alpha/beta fold hydrolase: MDLAVPEVNIAPRWSRSGLGAFVSDTAVDHFLAAYRSGMAQLPAFELFDVTTSFGSVRAYRFNGPDAGAPVVLLPGRNASTPMYLTNLGPLLQRRTVYGIDLLGEAGLSVQHTRIRGAEDQAQWLDETLSGLGFERAHLLGVSMGGWTAANCAVHRPRRIASITLLDPVFTFARVPLTPMLAAVALLAPGVPEKWRRGVMSWISGGADVDADETATALISSGARDFVLRNPMPKLFTDEQLGSLDVPVLALLAGRSVMLDARRAAERARRLLPQGQVEIWSDASHAINGEYPNEIAERAGRMWDEVDGARRR, from the coding sequence ATGGATCTTGCGGTACCAGAGGTGAACATCGCGCCCCGGTGGAGCCGGAGCGGCCTGGGGGCTTTCGTCAGCGATACCGCCGTCGACCACTTCCTTGCCGCCTATCGCAGCGGCATGGCGCAGTTGCCCGCCTTCGAACTCTTCGATGTCACAACCTCGTTCGGATCCGTGCGGGCATACCGATTCAACGGGCCCGACGCCGGCGCACCGGTCGTGCTGTTGCCGGGCCGCAACGCGTCGACGCCGATGTACCTCACAAACCTCGGCCCGCTGCTACAGCGGCGCACCGTCTACGGCATCGATCTGCTGGGCGAAGCCGGATTATCGGTGCAGCACACCAGGATCCGAGGTGCCGAAGATCAGGCGCAGTGGCTCGACGAAACCCTGAGCGGCCTCGGATTCGAGCGGGCACATCTGCTCGGCGTGTCGATGGGCGGCTGGACGGCGGCGAACTGTGCGGTACATCGGCCGCGCCGCATCGCGTCGATCACACTGCTCGATCCCGTCTTCACGTTCGCGCGTGTTCCCCTCACCCCGATGCTGGCCGCGGTGGCGCTGCTGGCCCCCGGGGTGCCCGAGAAGTGGCGACGCGGCGTGATGTCCTGGATATCCGGTGGGGCCGACGTCGATGCCGATGAAACCGCGACGGCACTCATCTCTTCGGGTGCAAGGGATTTCGTTCTGCGCAACCCGATGCCGAAGTTGTTCACCGATGAGCAGTTGGGCTCGCTCGATGTTCCGGTGCTGGCACTGCTCGCCGGGCGCAGTGTCATGCTCGACGCGCGGCGGGCGGCCGAGCGGGCCCGTCGCCTGCTGCCGCAGGGGCAGGTCGAAATCTGGTCCGATGCCTCACACGCCATCAACGGCGAATATCCGAACGAGATCGCCGAGCGTGCCGGCCGGATGTGGGACGAGGTCGACGGCGCCCGCCGAAGGTGA
- the glmS gene encoding glutamine--fructose-6-phosphate transaminase (isomerizing) → MCGIVGYVGHRPARDIVVDALRRMEYRGYDSAGIALIDGRGGLTVRRRAGRLANLEAALAETDRAGGDVLTGSTGLGHTRWATHGRPTDRNAHPHRDAAGKIAVVHNGIIENFAPLRAELEAAGVEFASDTDTEVAVHLVARQYAHGDTAGDFAASVLAVLQRLEGHFTLVFASADAPGTIVAARRSTPLVLGIGDGEMFVGSDVAAFIEHTRDAVELGQDQAVVLTADGYRITDFAGNDHLEAGRDYREFHIDWDLNAAEKGGYDYFMLKEIAEQPSAVADTLLGHFDENRIVLDEQRLSDQELREIDKVFIVACGTAYHSGLLAKYAIEHWTRLPVEVELASEFRYRDPVLDRSTLVIAISQSGETADTLEAVRHAKTQKAKVLAICNTNGSQIPREADAVLYTRAGPEIGVAATKTFLAQIAANYLVGLALAQARGTKYPDEVGREYRELEAMPDLIKRVLAGMDSVAALAERFAPSSTVLFLGRHVGYPVALEGALKLKELAYMHAEGFAAGELKHGPIALIDENLPVIVVMPSPKNAAMLHAKLLSNIREIQARGAVTVVIAEEGDDTVRPYADHLIEIPSVSTLFQPLLSTIPLQVFAAGVARARGYDVDKPRNLAKSVTVE, encoded by the coding sequence ATGTGTGGAATCGTCGGCTACGTCGGGCACCGCCCGGCCCGCGACATCGTGGTCGACGCGCTGCGCCGGATGGAGTACCGCGGATACGACTCCGCAGGTATCGCCCTGATCGACGGCCGCGGCGGGTTGACGGTCCGCCGCCGCGCCGGGCGCCTGGCCAACCTGGAGGCGGCGCTCGCCGAGACCGACCGTGCCGGCGGTGACGTCCTGACCGGCAGCACCGGTCTCGGCCACACCCGCTGGGCCACCCACGGCAGGCCCACCGACCGCAACGCGCACCCACACCGCGACGCCGCGGGCAAGATCGCCGTCGTCCACAACGGCATCATCGAGAACTTCGCGCCCCTGCGCGCCGAGCTGGAGGCCGCCGGCGTCGAGTTCGCGAGCGACACCGACACCGAGGTCGCCGTACACCTGGTCGCCCGCCAGTACGCGCACGGTGACACCGCGGGTGACTTCGCGGCCTCCGTGCTGGCGGTGCTGCAGCGTCTCGAGGGCCACTTCACGCTGGTGTTCGCCAGCGCCGATGCCCCGGGCACGATCGTGGCGGCACGCCGCTCGACGCCGTTGGTGCTCGGTATCGGGGACGGTGAGATGTTCGTCGGCTCCGACGTGGCCGCGTTCATCGAGCACACGCGCGACGCCGTCGAACTCGGGCAGGACCAGGCCGTGGTCCTCACCGCCGACGGCTACCGGATCACCGACTTCGCCGGCAACGACCATCTGGAGGCCGGCCGCGACTATCGAGAGTTCCACATCGACTGGGACCTCAATGCCGCCGAAAAGGGCGGTTACGACTACTTCATGCTCAAGGAGATCGCCGAGCAGCCGTCGGCCGTGGCCGACACGTTGCTGGGGCACTTCGACGAGAACCGCATCGTGCTCGACGAGCAGCGGCTGAGCGATCAGGAACTCCGCGAGATCGACAAGGTGTTCATCGTCGCGTGCGGCACCGCCTACCACTCGGGCCTGTTGGCCAAGTACGCCATCGAGCACTGGACCCGGCTGCCCGTCGAGGTCGAGCTCGCGAGCGAATTCCGCTACCGCGATCCGGTGCTGGACCGCAGCACGCTCGTGATCGCGATCTCACAGTCCGGTGAGACCGCCGACACGCTCGAAGCCGTGCGGCATGCCAAGACGCAGAAGGCCAAGGTGTTGGCCATATGCAACACCAACGGCAGCCAGATCCCGCGCGAGGCCGATGCGGTGCTCTACACGCGGGCCGGACCGGAGATCGGCGTGGCCGCCACCAAGACGTTCTTGGCGCAGATCGCGGCCAACTACCTCGTGGGGCTGGCACTCGCGCAGGCACGCGGCACCAAGTACCCCGACGAGGTGGGCCGCGAGTACCGCGAGCTCGAAGCCATGCCGGACCTGATCAAACGGGTACTGGCCGGGATGGATTCGGTGGCCGCACTCGCAGAACGCTTCGCGCCGTCGTCCACGGTGCTGTTTCTGGGGCGCCACGTCGGCTACCCGGTGGCGCTCGAGGGTGCGCTCAAGCTCAAGGAACTCGCGTACATGCATGCCGAGGGCTTCGCGGCCGGTGAGCTCAAGCACGGCCCGATCGCGCTGATCGACGAGAACCTTCCGGTGATCGTGGTGATGCCGTCGCCGAAGAACGCGGCCATGTTGCACGCCAAACTGTTGTCCAACATCCGCGAGATCCAGGCCCGCGGCGCGGTGACCGTGGTGATCGCCGAGGAGGGCGACGACACGGTGCGGCCCTACGCCGATCACCTCATCGAGATCCCGTCGGTGTCGACGCTTTTCCAGCCGCTGTTGTCGACGATTCCGCTGCAGGTGTTCGCCGCGGGTGTGGCCCGTGCCCGCGGGTACGACGTCGACAAACCGCGCAACCTGGCGAAGTCGGTCACCGTCGAGTAG
- a CDS encoding LLM class F420-dependent oxidoreductase, with the protein MRTGIFLSYAGGFKDAAEQVVELEKVGIDIALVAEAYSFDAISQIGYLAAKTSTIELGTGVVPIYTRTPSLLAMTAAGVDHVSDGRFRLGIGTSGPQVVEGFHGVPFDAPLGRTREVVEICRQVWRRENVTFDGKYYQLPLPSDRGTGLGKSLHLINHPVRERIPITIAALGPKNVELTAEIAEGWQPVFYHPEKADEVWGDALRAGAAKRDPELGPLDVMVSASLAIGDDVDERLAWAKPQLALYIGGMGARGKNFYHNLATRYGYGEVADHIQELYLAGKKAEAIAAVPDDLVRNVSLVGPRGFVKERLAAYAEAGVTTLLVHPLATDPAESVRFCEELVALTR; encoded by the coding sequence ATGCGGACCGGCATCTTCCTGAGTTACGCGGGCGGTTTCAAAGACGCGGCCGAGCAGGTCGTCGAGCTCGAGAAGGTCGGCATCGACATCGCATTGGTCGCCGAGGCCTACTCCTTCGACGCGATCAGTCAGATCGGTTACCTGGCAGCCAAGACCTCCACGATCGAACTCGGCACCGGCGTGGTGCCGATCTACACGAGGACGCCGTCGTTACTGGCGATGACCGCCGCGGGTGTCGACCACGTGTCCGACGGCCGGTTCCGGCTCGGCATCGGCACATCGGGGCCACAGGTGGTGGAGGGGTTCCACGGTGTGCCGTTCGATGCCCCGCTGGGCCGCACGCGCGAGGTGGTCGAGATCTGCAGGCAGGTGTGGCGCCGCGAGAACGTCACATTCGACGGAAAGTACTACCAGCTGCCGCTGCCCTCCGATCGTGGCACGGGCCTCGGCAAGTCCCTGCACCTGATCAATCACCCGGTGCGCGAACGGATCCCGATCACCATCGCCGCGCTGGGGCCCAAAAACGTCGAGTTGACCGCCGAGATCGCCGAGGGCTGGCAGCCGGTGTTCTACCATCCCGAGAAGGCCGACGAGGTGTGGGGCGATGCGCTGCGCGCGGGCGCCGCCAAGCGGGATCCGGAGCTCGGGCCGCTGGACGTCATGGTCAGCGCGAGCCTGGCGATCGGTGACGACGTCGACGAGCGGTTGGCATGGGCGAAACCCCAACTCGCGCTGTACATCGGCGGCATGGGTGCGCGCGGCAAGAACTTCTACCACAACCTCGCCACGCGGTACGGCTACGGCGAGGTGGCCGACCACATCCAGGAGCTCTACCTCGCGGGCAAGAAGGCCGAGGCGATCGCGGCCGTGCCCGACGACCTCGTCCGCAACGTATCCCTGGTCGGCCCACGGGGTTTCGTCAAAGAACGGCTCGCGGCATACGCCGAGGCCGGGGTGACGACGCTGCTGGTGCATCCGCTCGCGACCGATCCGGCCGAATCCGTGCGGTTCTGCGAAGAACTGGTCGCGCTCACCCGGTAG
- a CDS encoding TetR/AcrR family transcriptional regulator, whose protein sequence is MRQTRTARSRPGRPAGGDSVDTRQRVIDAACRCFAQYGYGPATNNQIAEMAGVTAGSVYYHFGTKNKLFEAVCDDVYGKILTRSARAVSGPQSVVGLLRAVLTESMRINHESPELAGFVATAPIDARRHPELTGTFATQAARMIDALTQAVRMGQEAGHIPAELDPVRIAHLVSAIVDGFALAAASADPDDMDGMNELFQSLLLGTGSAPGTDEAGNDTAERSPSRRR, encoded by the coding sequence ATGAGGCAGACCAGGACCGCCAGGTCGAGGCCGGGACGTCCTGCGGGCGGCGACAGCGTCGACACCAGGCAACGCGTGATCGACGCCGCCTGTCGTTGTTTCGCGCAGTACGGTTACGGGCCGGCCACCAACAACCAGATCGCCGAGATGGCCGGTGTGACAGCGGGTTCCGTCTATTACCACTTCGGCACGAAGAACAAGCTGTTCGAGGCCGTATGTGACGACGTCTACGGCAAGATCCTCACACGGTCCGCTCGGGCCGTTTCCGGACCACAGTCGGTGGTCGGTTTGCTGCGAGCGGTGCTGACGGAGTCGATGCGAATCAACCACGAGTCACCCGAGTTGGCAGGTTTCGTGGCGACCGCACCGATCGACGCGCGCAGACACCCCGAGCTGACCGGAACGTTCGCCACGCAGGCCGCACGCATGATCGACGCGCTGACCCAGGCCGTGCGAATGGGACAGGAGGCAGGCCACATTCCGGCCGAGCTGGACCCGGTCCGCATCGCCCACCTGGTCAGCGCCATCGTTGACGGGTTCGCGCTTGCGGCGGCCTCTGCCGACCCGGACGACATGGACGGTATGAACGAGTTGTTCCAGTCCCTGCTGCTCGGCACCGGATCAGCGCCCGGTACAGATGAGGCGGGGAACGACACCGCCGAGCGGTCGCCCAGCCGACGACGTTGA
- a CDS encoding SDR family oxidoreductase: MNLKNARVLVIGGTSGIGLGVATAVAERGGVPIVASRNQASVDRALATLPDHARGHTVDLADPEALGRFADEVGAIEHLVFTAGEALQMYPLADITAAAIADLFGTRLAGQLQAVRVFAPRLTAGGSITLTSGTAAEKPTLGVLPAAVCGAVSAMTRALAVELAPLRVNAVAPGPIDTPLWSALAADDRQAIYDQYTQQLPAGRMGTVTDTALAYVYLMEQEFGTGRVLTVDGGGTLV; encoded by the coding sequence ATGAACCTCAAGAACGCACGAGTGCTCGTCATCGGTGGTACCTCAGGCATCGGTCTCGGAGTCGCGACGGCAGTGGCCGAGCGCGGCGGCGTCCCGATCGTCGCATCCCGCAATCAGGCGAGCGTGGACCGCGCGCTGGCAACGCTGCCCGATCATGCCCGCGGGCACACCGTGGATCTGGCCGATCCGGAGGCACTGGGACGGTTCGCCGATGAGGTCGGTGCGATCGAACACCTGGTGTTCACCGCAGGAGAGGCGCTGCAGATGTACCCGCTCGCCGATATCACCGCCGCCGCGATCGCAGACCTGTTCGGCACCCGGTTAGCCGGGCAACTGCAGGCGGTACGCGTATTCGCACCGCGACTCACCGCCGGCGGATCGATCACCCTCACCTCCGGCACGGCCGCCGAAAAACCCACCCTCGGTGTGCTTCCCGCCGCGGTGTGCGGCGCGGTCAGCGCGATGACGCGGGCGCTGGCCGTCGAACTGGCGCCGCTGCGCGTCAATGCCGTCGCGCCGGGTCCCATCGACACCCCGCTGTGGTCGGCCCTCGCCGCCGACGACCGACAGGCGATCTATGACCAGTACACACAACAACTTCCGGCCGGACGCATGGGTACGGTGACCGACACCGCCCTCGCCTACGTCTATCTCATGGAACAGGAGTTCGGCACCGGGAGAGTGCTCACGGTCGACGGCGGCGGAACCCTGGTGTGA
- a CDS encoding LysR family transcriptional regulator yields MTPSTSRPTTRDLDLRKLRYFVAVAEELNFGRAARRLHIAQPVLSRQIRAFEGELGVQLFVRGSTGTHLTGAGAQLLQDAKVLLEEANALQQRLFQAAGPSRTVTVGVMPGLRATAAAAAFEAAGEGRRAVVRQVGWAEQVEVVRNGDIDVVYAREVDDSTGLGTAPLLSEPYCAVLPADDPLADRTSVTMDDLADRLLLQDPAVLPELRRTAAPQQRWAPPPTAVHTVEDKLEHVAAREGFVVLPRSTTDFYRRPDVCVVPVEGVPPNRVILIWDATTDNPVRDEFVAAALACRDKTI; encoded by the coding sequence ATGACCCCGTCGACGTCGCGGCCCACGACCCGGGACCTGGACCTGCGCAAGTTGCGGTATTTCGTCGCGGTCGCCGAAGAGCTCAACTTCGGCCGGGCCGCGCGCCGACTGCACATCGCCCAGCCGGTGCTGTCCCGGCAGATCCGCGCATTCGAGGGGGAACTGGGGGTGCAACTGTTTGTCCGCGGCTCCACCGGAACACACCTCACCGGAGCGGGCGCGCAACTGCTGCAAGACGCGAAGGTGCTGCTGGAGGAGGCGAATGCGTTGCAACAGCGCCTTTTCCAGGCGGCCGGGCCCAGCCGCACCGTCACGGTGGGTGTCATGCCGGGGCTGCGCGCCACCGCGGCCGCCGCGGCGTTCGAAGCCGCCGGGGAGGGCCGCCGCGCTGTGGTACGGCAGGTGGGGTGGGCCGAGCAGGTCGAGGTGGTGCGCAACGGCGACATCGACGTGGTGTACGCCCGCGAGGTCGACGACTCAACGGGGCTGGGAACCGCACCGCTGCTCTCGGAACCGTATTGCGCGGTGCTTCCCGCCGACGATCCCCTGGCCGACCGCACGTCGGTGACCATGGACGACCTGGCCGATCGGCTCCTGCTGCAGGATCCGGCGGTCCTGCCGGAGCTTCGTCGTACCGCCGCGCCACAGCAACGTTGGGCGCCACCACCGACGGCCGTTCACACCGTCGAGGACAAACTGGAGCATGTGGCGGCGCGTGAGGGATTCGTGGTCTTGCCACGGTCGACGACGGATTTCTACCGCAGGCCCGACGTGTGCGTCGTGCCGGTCGAGGGTGTGCCGCCCAACCGGGTGATCCTGATCTGGGATGCGACCACGGACAATCCGGTGCGCGACGAATTCGTGGCAGCCGCGCTGGCCTGCCGCGACAAGACCATCTAG
- a CDS encoding type VII secretion target, with protein MGEFDRARVDADALRAAANGYDAVAQTVDTIVRTALSRPVFDGAVAGRMHVAQGNAVRDALDDIIGAMRRWATSADDIAHVLRGSADRYGFADEYAASRVGG; from the coding sequence ATGGGAGAGTTCGACCGTGCCCGTGTGGACGCCGACGCGCTGCGCGCGGCCGCGAACGGCTACGACGCCGTCGCCCAAACCGTCGACACGATCGTGCGCACGGCATTGAGCCGACCGGTGTTCGACGGCGCGGTCGCCGGACGCATGCACGTCGCACAGGGTAACGCCGTCCGCGACGCGCTCGACGACATCATCGGGGCGATGCGACGGTGGGCGACGTCCGCGGACGACATCGCCCACGTGTTGCGCGGATCGGCCGACCGTTACGGCTTCGCCGATGAATACGCGGCATCCCGGGTGGGTGGATAG
- the glmM gene encoding phosphoglucosamine mutase yields MARLFGTDGVRGVANRDLTAELALALGSAAARRLGGTPAANPAGRARRVAVVGRDPRASGEMLEAAVIAGLTSEGVDALRVGVLPTPAVAYLTSAYDADFGVMISASHNPMPDNGIKIFGPGGHKLDDATEDRIEELVHAGAVARPTGTGIGRVLDAEDALDRYLCHVNKAVTTRLDGLTVVVDCAHGAAWAAAPRAYRAAGANVIAINAEPTGLNINDNCGSTHMDVVRAAVVEHGADLGLAHDGDADRCLAVDATGRVVDGDAIMVILALAMQEAGELVSNTLVATVMSNLGLHLAMRAAGIEVRTTSVGDRYVLEELRAGELALGGEQSGHIVMPSFGTTGDGIVTGLRLMSRMAQTGSSLAQLADAMHTLPQVLINVAVADKSTVAQAPSVRSAVAAAEAELGDTGRILLRPSGTEQVVRVMVEAADEDTARQVAARIAESVSLQG; encoded by the coding sequence ATGGCTCGACTGTTCGGCACCGATGGCGTGCGCGGTGTCGCCAACCGCGACCTGACCGCTGAACTGGCATTGGCCCTCGGCTCGGCGGCGGCGCGGCGGCTCGGCGGTACCCCAGCGGCGAACCCGGCAGGCCGCGCCCGCCGGGTGGCCGTGGTGGGACGCGATCCGCGTGCCAGCGGGGAGATGCTGGAGGCCGCCGTGATCGCCGGCCTCACCAGCGAAGGTGTCGACGCCCTTCGGGTCGGCGTACTGCCGACTCCGGCGGTCGCCTACCTGACCAGTGCCTACGATGCCGACTTCGGTGTGATGATCTCGGCGTCACACAACCCGATGCCTGACAACGGCATCAAGATCTTCGGCCCCGGCGGCCACAAGCTCGACGACGCCACCGAGGACCGCATCGAGGAACTCGTCCACGCCGGTGCGGTGGCCCGGCCCACCGGTACGGGTATCGGCCGTGTGCTGGATGCCGAGGACGCGCTGGACCGCTATCTGTGCCACGTCAACAAGGCGGTCACGACGCGCCTCGACGGCCTGACGGTCGTCGTCGACTGCGCGCACGGCGCCGCGTGGGCGGCCGCACCGCGGGCCTACCGGGCTGCGGGCGCCAACGTCATCGCCATCAACGCCGAGCCGACCGGCCTGAACATCAACGACAACTGCGGCTCCACCCACATGGATGTGGTGCGGGCCGCGGTCGTCGAACACGGCGCCGATCTGGGCCTGGCCCATGACGGCGACGCCGACCGCTGCCTGGCCGTCGATGCGACCGGCCGGGTGGTCGACGGTGACGCGATCATGGTGATTCTGGCCCTGGCCATGCAGGAGGCCGGGGAACTGGTTTCGAACACCCTCGTGGCGACCGTGATGAGCAACCTCGGCCTGCACCTGGCGATGCGCGCGGCGGGAATCGAGGTCCGCACCACGAGCGTCGGTGACCGGTACGTCCTCGAAGAGCTCCGAGCCGGTGAATTGGCCCTCGGCGGCGAACAATCCGGCCACATCGTCATGCCGAGCTTCGGCACGACCGGCGACGGCATCGTCACGGGTCTGCGGCTGATGTCGCGGATGGCGCAGACCGGCTCGTCGCTCGCGCAACTCGCCGACGCCATGCACACCCTGCCCCAGGTGTTGATCAACGTCGCGGTCGCCGACAAGTCGACCGTCGCGCAGGCACCGTCGGTGCGGTCCGCGGTCGCGGCCGCCGAGGCCGAACTCGGCGACACCGGACGGATCCTGTTGCGCCCGTCGGGAACCGAGCAGGTGGTGCGGGTGATGGTCGAGGCCGCCGACGAGGACACCGCGCGCCAGGTCGCGGCACGGATCGCCGAATCCGTCAGTCTTCAGGGATAG
- the rpsI gene encoding 30S ribosomal protein S9, whose amino-acid sequence MTDVTETEVVTESAEPREPVIIDRPIQTVGRRKEAVVRVRLVPGTGQFNLDGRTLENYFPNKVHQQLIKAPLVTVDRLDQFDIYAHLDGGGPSGQAGALRLAIARALILVQPEDRPALKKAGFLTRDPRAIERKKYGLKKARKAPQYSKR is encoded by the coding sequence GTGACCGATGTGACCGAAACCGAGGTGGTGACCGAGAGCGCCGAGCCGCGCGAACCGGTCATCATCGACCGTCCGATCCAGACCGTCGGTCGCCGCAAGGAGGCCGTGGTCCGCGTGCGTCTGGTGCCCGGCACCGGCCAGTTCAACCTGGACGGCCGCACGCTGGAGAACTACTTCCCGAACAAGGTGCATCAGCAGCTCATCAAGGCTCCGCTGGTGACCGTGGATCGGCTCGATCAGTTCGACATCTACGCCCACCTCGATGGTGGCGGCCCGTCCGGTCAGGCCGGCGCGCTGCGCCTGGCGATCGCCCGCGCCCTGATCCTGGTGCAGCCGGAGGACCGGCCCGCACTGAAGAAGGCCGGGTTCCTCACCCGTGACCCGCGTGCCATCGAGCGCAAGAAGTACGGCCTCAAGAAGGCCCGCAAGGCTCCTCAGTACAGCAAGCGCTGA